The DNA sequence aattatatttcataaaaattatgagatataaagcaataaattaaaattactgctttaaatattttttaataatattaacaatGAATTTTCTCAATATACTTAAAAGTtccatttattatttattataattaaataaaattaaattattttttataattaaatataaattaaaataaaaatatccatATAAATTgcgaattaataataataataataataataataataataataagacatTGAAAAAGTAGTGGTTGAGTTGATTTTGACAACGACagctatgaaaaataaataattaacgtGGATGTTGACCAATGACCAGCagccatttattttattttatttatttatttatttatttctccaTTTGGTGTTCTTCTAGAGAGACATTTCTGTCTTCAGCCATCCCAACTGAATTTCAATTCTCATGATTATTTTGGTAATATtggtaataaattaaatagatgttaataattattaaattaaatattttatattttatttatatttaaattaataaatttattataagcctttacataatttaataataaaatataaatttttttataatgatattttataaatatatctaaataaatataaaaaatttacattttattttttcaatccttcatttttattttaaaaaaaatatacatttttaaattttaaataatcactacaagaaaattttaaattaataataaatttttattaataatttaataaaaatttattaatgaataacaattcgttattatgaattattaaaaatttcattaataaaaaattatcaaatatatggtttttttattaattaaaataacaaaaaaaaaccatatatataatattttgtatcaattaaacattattaaaaaataagtatgacatcattataattattatttaattttataatataaataaatttatcattttaaaaaatagtcaATATCAAGGtgttaaattgaattattgcataaaatttatagaattaaaaaaagaaaaaattgatataaattttaaatatatgaataataatataagatttgaaaaaattaataataaataatatttaaaagacaaaaaaaaattagatattaataaaatattatttaagaatatcaaataaaaataaatataaatataagttaATCAATCTAAAATATTGATTttgtatattaatatatataataatttttaattttggataGAAAAGAATAATTTGAGATTATATAATAAACCATTATtatatgagtttttacttttaaaattataaaaataaaatttaattaaattattgtgtGGATTTAATAAcaacaaattaattttgatatttcaatttatattataataaatatgttataaatTATTAGGGATTAACAAAAAGTTTGagccaataaaaaaattaaaattattatagttatttaagaatttttttttaataaaatttggaGGGCcaatagaaattttaaataaattattaataaaaaataaaatttaattgaaaataaaaaaaatgataaaaagaaaagaaaaatgatagaaaataagaattatgaaaaaaaaggaagaataagaggtgcgaaaaaaaatattagagagatgagagaaaaagaataaatcagagaaaataatagaataaaataaaattggagaaattaatatatgattaaaaattattgagaaaataaaaaaattttaaaatgatgaaaaaaagaaaatagagaaagtaatgaaaaaagaaaattattgaaaaaataaagaaattaagagAGGAGGAaattgagaaagaaaaaaagataatagaaaaaagaaaaatgataaaaaaaattagagaaaaaatGTATAAGATTAAATACtctagaaagagaaagaaaaaataaaataaataaataataaaaaaaagataaagtgatattttatttataaaaaaattattaatgaatttaataatagattcataatttattattaaattttaaataaatatgaaatttttttctttttaaaaattcataaagaacttaaaattcattaataaatgtATTGGTGAGTGAAAAATTAATAGAGATTTTAAAAAGAGAAACACGACAGTTTTATGCAAtatcttatttaaatttattactgaatttattaataatttcattcgtttttaaattttaatattttttaattaataataaattttttaatagacattttaatttcaatttagtaACGTGGTAATTTTGTAACCATTTTGCCAAATGATGCATATTTTggagttataatttttttttaaataaaaattaaaaattaaaagggtaaaatttaaaatttttcatatttatttaaatatatttatcattaaactaaatATGTGGGTGACGGGGTATTGTAAGTGGCAGAGTGGCCTTGCTGCCACGATCCACTGAGATTCAACCCTTTATCGCTCCAATTCGTCCCGTTAATCATTACTCCAATTCCGAATACATGCCAACAGAATAGGACTgaaatcctatgatgttatcccatgctaatgtatacagagcgtaGACTTGCTTTAAGTATTCtaatttcttttgttttatcTCACATTACAAAAAAAACACGaaacaatatgttgtgagatcaagagTACTATCTTCTCCATTTACTTTTTCTATAGCCACCATGCATGTTCAAGAACCGTCCGTTTGCCGACCCTCAAGGataaacatttatttttataaagatttTCTTGATCATCGTGTGGTTTAGGAGGCAAGAATTTAGCAGTTTATGCTTTCGCTAAAGCAGCTATTGTATGGTAGCCTCCACAGttgacattttattttaattatagttgacattttattttaagaggttgttatagatttttttacttaatattttaagttttatgttGAGATTATAAGGAGAATTATTGATCTTAGTTAGATTTGATCGaggtttttttaattataataaaatttaattaaaaaaaaaaaagtaaagatGAGATTTGCTCTATTTCTTTTACTTGAATCAAGTATGAAGAATCACAACCACTCCAtagttaaaagaaaataataacaacatcaaaaaatttaaaaaaaaaaaagaggataaTTACAAGCTTGGAAAATGTAATAAAATTAGTAAGATTCTAAATCCCGACAGAGGATAAACCAACCTGACGGCGACTGTAATAAGCTTTTACACGAATTAGAACCCAAAAACTGAGCAAGAGTTCAAGATAAAAAAGCACAGAACCGATCAAGTAGAAGATCCCAATcatcaaattattattatccaAATAAACATCAACAGCAGTCGAGATCCCTGTGATGTATCTTCCATGAAAATTCATCGAAGCATAAAAGCAGAaggcaatttggagaaaatagtACACCAGAAAGACCTGATAAAGCTTGGAACcattttctccttcttcttctctaaaAGCAAGACTAAGATTACGATACCAAGTTGCATATGCTGTGGGAGCTCCAAGAAACAAGAGTGCAATGGCCAAAATCAACGTTATATAATCTGACCCTTCAAGAATCCATAGACAAGTTACAGCAAAGAGATTCCATGATAGACATGTAATGAGTCCTACGTATGAAGCATAAGCAAGATTCTGCAGCTTCTGCTGCTCGAATTCTCTTTCGTAAACGGGAAGTGGAAAGGGTTGAGCCTGGGCTTTGTTCAAGGGAATAGTAGTATTGTATTGGGAAGCCATGTATGATAGAAAATGTGCAGAGAAAAGAGAAGAGCAGTTTTGATTATATAGATAAAGAGAAAAGCTTTAAATTCGGGGAAGAAGGAATGTTCCCAGAAGGAATTACACTGAAAGAAATTATGCATGAAGCTAAGAGAGATGAGTTTTAGTTAGTAAGAGGTGAATTGGTCTGCTACGCGTTATAGAAAAGTATATGAAGCAAAATACATGGAGACCATAATGAGTCCCAATTTGTtgaccaaaattttaaaaaagattcaattcaataattttgaaaaaattcaatttaattgattttttattttaaaggaaaaaattaattcttttttgttttaataaattttattgaaaaaaaattaaaatctatatttttataaaaatttatttattgtgaAAAAGAAATGCAGAGGAAGAAATTAAAGGAAACAAATAGAATAGCAGGAGACGACCGGGGTTGACTTGGTAACAGGACAACTGATACAcacttttttttaacttttaagagAAGTACGCAAGCAAGAAAAAAACAATTTAGGATGCTATCTTAATGGAATGCCTGCCTCAAAAGAGAAAGGCAGAGCTTCTAAAGAAGTACagtaaaataaagttttttaaaatatgattttataaaataagattttttacaatttttaaattttaataattttttttatttaattgaaagtatttgcaaatttttaaaagtaaatttttaacATTGAAAAACTCTCCACTGCCTTACAAAAACTGGGAAGAAAATCGGAAAAGATTGAATTGTGAAGAAAGCAATGCATCCAATAATTCATATCAAAGTTGCGCAAAAGCTCTGTTCTTGAATGTAATAAAGTGggcttgctttttcttttttgtaacTTACCCACAAAAATCCATTTTTCGCCTAAAATTAATACATACATATCGGAACACCTTTAGTCATACTGCAACTTAAAAGGCTTGAAAAGCCTAGGAGAAATAATTAGCTGGAACTACATACAATGAACAAAAATCTGAATGGCAAGAACGAAACCATTTTGATGTCTAATGAAtgaaaaaataactataaatacCAAATGCAAGGCTACACAAACTAGATTACAGTATAGGTACCACTGTGCATACCGCGTTTCGATGAAGCTGAACTAACCATACAAGTGTGTGTATTAAGTCTGCTCGGTTTAAGTTAAATGGTTAAACTTgatgtggtggtggtggtggctgTGCCGTCTTCTCCTGTGTTTTTGGTTTCCTTTGAAGGGATCAACCCAGAGCTTGTCCTCCTTTACAGCTTCATTCCACCGCTCCTTGAAGATTTGAAGCTCCCATGAAGACTGTCTTCTAATCTGGCTTATTCCAATTAAAAATGGTAGAAAAGCATAAAATTATCAGACTACATATGATGATGATAAATTAGAAGAGCAGTGGTCTCACCTCCACTCGAGAATCCATGTGTGAAGCACCGGTTCTCTGAATATAAAACCATATGGAGAAAACAATTAGTGAAACATGCAGAATCACCATAAATGTCTAAAATTTGTAtgaagaaaacaaaaataaaagatcaGCTATTTGCTTGTAGACGTTACCTTGATCAGTTTGGCTCTTTTCGAAGTCTACAGAAAACCAAAAAGACAAAAAAGAGAAGATTTATGAACAAATATAGTATTcctttaaaaaagaagaaaaaagaaaatagaagagtAATTTGCATGCACCTTTTTTCGAGGAGGTCCACCCCCGCCCAGAGTTTGTATGCCCTGATGAACAATAAACTCTCTGTCGACAACTCCCACCTTTTTGGTGGGATCTCCCTGTGTATACATTTATCCAGACACTTGTGATTATGGTGCACATTTACTAAAGACCAAGGCGCAAGGCACAGGTGCACGCCTCAATGAGATGAGACtccaaaaagtaaaatttagtaAAGCAGCAACTTAGATAACCAAGACATACATGGCATATAATCAAGAAACAAATTACTTAAATAACATGTTAATatcttttttggaaaaaaaacataataataaaGCAATCTCACAATAACATTGTAATAAATGAATCAAATAGTTGGAGTGGTATTTGAAAAGGTTAATTTTAGACAAACTAGAAATAGAGTAGTCACAAAAGCAGTTAAGATGAGATTAATAAGACATTATTGAAAAATGCATCAGGGTAGAGATTAAATGCGACTAGTTATCACTCGAGATACTAATTCCAAACAATTCTTAGTCATCAATAATTCAATATTGAATTCTGTTAGATCAGCAAATCTTGAATCGAGGGGTTTTCTTGTTAATGGAAGTATTTGCTGAAGGTGGAAATAAAGATGCAGCTTTGTAGAGCCTTGAAAAGTGTATACAGCATTAGGATTGGAGCGAAATGAGCCTTGAGCACGAGGCACACCTTTGATAACTATATGTTATTGTATTAACAAATATatctaaaagaaaaacaaagccATCAAGCATAAAAAGTTCATGTAAAATAGgttcaaaattaatttctagtGTTATACTAATCAAAGTCTAACAAAATTGATACAGATAACAATTATGATAAACATGATTTTACACCTACAATTGAGAAACTGAACAATTAGGAAACTAAAACTtgtgttaaataaaaaaaaggtagTCGTCTTACCTGTGCACAGTATCCAAGTTTCATATCCATTCCCCATCCATGGACTAGATCATTCTGAACAAAATGATTAGTAGTTTAGACCAACTTATCAACATTTTGCATATGAGGTTCACCTTTCAACATAATGGTTGTAAAATGTGCTTTACAATAATGGCAAATACAAGAAACCAATCACATAACTAGATTATTATGGAGTACGCAATATTACAACTGAAGTCGAATCTTAATATATTACTTCAGGTACACttatacataaaacataaatCTGATATACATCAATCTTACTTCGAATGTTGAGtcaaaataatgataattttataatcataaATAGTTGGCTTAAGTTGTTGAATCAATGTTACCTGTATAAGATGCCAAGTGCAGTACCAAGCAGATCTTGAGAATACTGGAGCCATTCCCTCCACAAATCTACAGATGCAATGTAGATATAATAAATTAGCATTTCCCTTGCATCCATAAAAGAATAATATAGAATGTCCTTCAATAAAGGATGATACAAAGGATTGAAGCCCATAATAGAGTTGAACTCAGAGATGTAGCTTGTCAAGTTGTGACAAGGTTTTCCAATACTTGCCGTAGATTTGTGAGTTTCAGTACAATACTTCCTCTGGAAATGTTGAATGGTAGTACCAAGGAAAATAGGCACTTAAAGCCAAGGCCATAGCGACCATTAAAAATTGCAAGTAAAAGGACAATGCTTTTGCAGAAAAATTGTCTAAATTATTATTACCCAGCACCTAGCCGTATAGCTGCCTAacgttctttttttttctttttaaacaaGAAAAAGAGGATGATGATACAATAACTTACCCAGTACATGGAGGCCCCTCACTGGCATCAGAACATCTAGTACTGCCTCTGCTGTCATAGACTCTTCTGCAGAGACATTTCATGTGAGAAGTAATGCAAACAAGGACGTGTAGTTTTTAATAAACTGTTCCCAAAACCACCTCACTTACCTATGAAATTTCTTCCCTCTGGACCGTATAGTAATTCTATGATGTATGTCAGTCGAATTAGGGTCTAAAGCTGGCTGAGATATTTCCAGTCCTTCTGATCTTACAATTTCCAAGTATCTAGTAGAAAAACCTAGAAATCAATCAAATTGTTTTCCAAGCACAATACAAGCCTCGTAAAGCACAACCAGAGATCAAATAAACAGACAAATCCTAACGCTGTTCCACCATAGAAAATTTAACGCCAAGGTAAATTGAATTAGCAGGAAAAGTAAAATAGAACATCAAACAGATTGTGAATAGAGGTCCTGCATGACTTTTGAGAGCAGGATAAATAGCAGAGGATGGCATCTCGAAAAAACCAACGTTTGGAAGATATCTAAAGAAAAGAGTTAATGAACATGATCTGTCCTTAACACTAGATTCAGAAGAGAACATGAATGATACTAATCTTTACGAGGACTGAGAAGGCCCTAAGCAAGCAGTATTTTAAGAGTCAAAGTCAACTATAGaacttaaaataatattacatttaCTGAAATCAAGAAAATGAAACATATCAAAGGCCAATAATATGAACATCTTGCAGAGTAGAAGTCCAACAAGCAAATTAGTTTACCTTCCTGGATGAAAATTCTCAACCCCTAAATCTTCATCCCATAGAAATATGTAATCATAGATAGATACAACAGCTGGATGCAGAAAGCGTTTCGCACACCACCTAAAACAGGAAAAGGAAAGCGGGGGAGtcaaaaattgaaaatgttTTAGTACTGGAGCTactttatcaaatttaaataccTTATAAAATGTAGccaaaaataaatagaattggATCCTCCATCAAGTCATATAATAAATGACATAGGTTGAATATGGatcaaataaaatgaaaagaacCATTcatcaattgaaaaaaaaataaaatacacaaGAAGAGTTTTAGGCAATCAAAATACCACTCTTGCTCACTTAAATTCTGAAGGCTTTTATTTTTCTCAGCTGGTTGCAAACTGTGAGTAAATAAAACTGAACACCACAGACAAGAACTAAACTCTTTCATTCTTAAATAACCTAAGAAGGGGACATGATGAGAAGGACCATGAAATCCTTTTCATTTTCCTATCTGCATACTCTTaggaaatcaaattaaaaacaacaaaagaaggtaacaaaaaataatagaaaatcatTTACTAAGTTCAACCATACCACTTTGTTTGGTTCTGAGCAACTATGTGTATGGCCTTGTTGCTCCATGCAAGATCCGACCAACTATCCAAATTGCCATCATAATGGAATAAAATCACTGTAAAATTCTGTGGAAGAAACtgaatttgaagaaaaattaCAGAAAGAAAAAATTCTAAGCGTGAAATATGCAAGATTATACAAGACAACACGGGATACCTTCCGGACAATAGCATCAACATTATCCTTCAGCTTAATACCAACTGGAATAGCCAGCAAATTACGATGGCTAGAATTATCAACCTGGATTGATTGCCGTAATAAATCATGAATAATGCTGAAGCAAATGATCAATTTGAAAACACAAAGATCAGCAAACAAACAAATGTTAATCAAACCATTAGCGCCAACTGCTAATCAATCAATCAACATAAGTTTTCtacacaatttaaaaaaaaaagcatatagAAGTACAACCTTTTATTGAAGCCAAAATATACTAGGACACAAAACCAACCTTTGACCTTGAACTACTGCTTGACCACAGAGGCTTTAACTCCAAATCTGaactagcttgtacgacaccaAGAGGCAAACCATGCAATAATCCAGAAGCCACAGCTGATTCCTAAATTAGAATAATATATCCACCTTAAAATAACAACATACTTTCATCAAGCACATTAAAACATGGGAAATCGTTAAATCAACCAACTAAATTCTAAGAATAGATGTATTAGCAAAAATGCAACAAATATGAAGAAGTGAAGTTGTAACTCATTTTTCTTCTCTAATTCTctttattcttatttctaaGTTCTCTTAAAATTAGTAAAGATATCAGGTTGTAAGTTGCCATAAGTATCAATTATTATGAGTTAAACAAACATGAGAATATCCagcctaaaaattaataatttcgcAA is a window from the Manihot esculenta cultivar AM560-2 chromosome 16, M.esculenta_v8, whole genome shotgun sequence genome containing:
- the LOC110603971 gene encoding secretory carrier-associated membrane protein 6-like; its protein translation is MASQYNTTIPLNKAQAQPFPLPVYEREFEQQKLQNLAYASYVGLITCLSWNLFAVTCLWILEGSDYITLILAIALLFLGAPTAYATWYRNLSLAFREEEGENGSKLYQVFLVYYFLQIAFCFYASMNFHGRYITGISTAVDVYLDNNNLMIGIFYLIGSVLFYLELLLSFWVLIRVKAYYSRRQVGLSSVGI
- the LOC110603154 gene encoding uncharacterized protein LOC110603154 isoform X3, whose product is MGVLLAVMLFIVYRTTSYQSYQYQQTQMELELQPFDTLKESAVASGLLHGLPLGVVQASSDLELKPLWSSSSSRSKVDNSSHRNLLAIPVGIKLKDNVDAIVRKFLPQNFTVILFHYDGNLDSWSDLAWSNKAIHIVAQNQTKWWCAKRFLHPAVVSIYDYIFLWDEDLGVENFHPGRYLEIVRSEGLEISQPALDPNSTDIHHRITIRSRGKKFHRRVYDSRGSTRCSDASEGPPCTGFVEGMAPVFSRSAWYCTWHLIQNDLVHGWGMDMKLGYCAQGDPTKKVGVVDREFIVHQGIQTLGGGGPPRKKTSKRAKLIKRTGASHMDSRVEIRRQSSWELQIFKERWNEAVKEDKLWVDPFKGNQKHRRRRHSHHHHHIKFNHLT
- the LOC110603154 gene encoding uncharacterized protein LOC110603154 isoform X1 — its product is MMSFRPSLKRNSFFDGVKCRLKRKQLPFMGVLLAVMLFIVYRTTSYQSYQYQQTQMELELQPFDTLKESAVASGLLHGLPLGVVQASSDLELKPLWSSSSSRSKVDNSSHRNLLAIPVGIKLKDNVDAIVRKFLPQNFTVILFHYDGNLDSWSDLAWSNKAIHIVAQNQTKWWCAKRFLHPAVVSIYDYIFLWDEDLGVENFHPGRYLEIVRSEGLEISQPALDPNSTDIHHRITIRSRGKKFHRRVYDSRGSTRCSDASEGPPCTGFVEGMAPVFSRSAWYCTWHLIQNDLVHGWGMDMKLGYCAQGDPTKKVGVVDREFIVHQGIQTLGGGGPPRKKTSKRAKLIKRTGASHMDSRVEIRRQSSWELQIFKERWNEAVKEDKLWVDPFKGNQKHRRRRHSHHHHHIKFNHLT
- the LOC110603154 gene encoding uncharacterized protein LOC110603154 isoform X2, translated to MMSFRPSLKRNSFFDGVKCRLKRKQLPFMGVLLAVMLFIVYRTTSYQSYQYQQTQMELELQPFDTLKESAVASGLLHGLPLGVVQASSDLELKPLWSSSSSRSKVDNSSHRNLLAIPVGIKLKDNVDAIVRKNFTVILFHYDGNLDSWSDLAWSNKAIHIVAQNQTKWWCAKRFLHPAVVSIYDYIFLWDEDLGVENFHPGRYLEIVRSEGLEISQPALDPNSTDIHHRITIRSRGKKFHRRVYDSRGSTRCSDASEGPPCTGFVEGMAPVFSRSAWYCTWHLIQNDLVHGWGMDMKLGYCAQGDPTKKVGVVDREFIVHQGIQTLGGGGPPRKKTSKRAKLIKRTGASHMDSRVEIRRQSSWELQIFKERWNEAVKEDKLWVDPFKGNQKHRRRRHSHHHHHIKFNHLT
- the LOC110603154 gene encoding uncharacterized protein LOC110603154 isoform X4 — protein: MMSFRPSLKRNSFFDGVKCRLKRKQLPFMGVLLAVMLFIVYRTTSYQSYQYQQTQMELELQPFDTLKESAVASGLLHGLPLGVVQASSDLELKPLWSSSSSRSKVDNSSHRNLLAIPVGIKLKDNVDAIVRKFLPQNFTVILFHYDGNLDSWSDLAWSNKAIHIVAQNQTKWWCAKRFLHPAVVSIYDYIFLWDEDLGVENFHPGRYLEIVRSEGLEISQPALDPNSTDIHHRITIRSRGKKFHRRVYDSRGSTRCSDASEGPPCTGFVEGMAPVFSRSAWYCTWHLIQNDLVHGWGMDMKLGYCAQGDPTKKVGVVDREFIVHQGIQTLGGGGPPRKKTSKRAKLIKRTGASHMDSRVEPD